In Brevibacillus brevis, a genomic segment contains:
- a CDS encoding cell wall hydrolase: MAVIKANSSDVDLLARLLRAEAESEGELGMLMVGNVGVNRILGNCLDFKNIRTMRDMVYQSPGGYESVQKSYFYQPAREKDKRLARRVINGERTHPATNALWFFRPQGACPPTWWDQQNVGRYKAHCFFVPKPSECPRVY, encoded by the coding sequence ATGGCCGTAATCAAAGCGAACTCCAGCGATGTGGATTTGCTGGCCCGATTGCTGCGGGCAGAAGCGGAAAGTGAAGGCGAGCTTGGCATGCTGATGGTCGGCAATGTCGGAGTAAACCGGATTCTTGGCAATTGCCTGGACTTTAAAAACATCCGGACTATGCGCGACATGGTGTATCAATCTCCGGGCGGGTACGAATCGGTACAAAAGTCGTATTTCTACCAACCTGCCCGCGAAAAAGATAAGCGTCTGGCCAGACGCGTCATCAACGGAGAACGGACACACCCCGCTACCAATGCCTTATGGTTTTTCCGCCCTCAAGGCGCCTGTCCGCCAACCTGGTGGGATCAACAAAATGTCGGACGCTACAAAGCACACTGCTTCTTCGTTCCAAAACCGTCAGAATGTCCACGCGTCTACTAG
- a CDS encoding LysR family transcriptional regulator has translation MESGDLKIFQAVAQEGSITKAAARLGYVQSNVTARIQQLETELNAPLFYRSNKGVILTSAGQNLLKYADQILHLLEEARLSTQDDGEEVGGQLRIGSLETTAAVHLPGIMLDYHKRYPGVKLSLVTGHTSELIQDILDYKLDGAFVSGQWDHPDLETLCAFKEELVLISEPTDADLQEVLRKPLLFFGKGCFHRDRLEQWLREENVGPLNIMVFGTLEAIMGGVSAGLGVSLLTRSAVRSWEQAGKVQSYRIPERYRNSIVSFVFRRDLLRTSAFHRFLCHVQRIAETVAGGESA, from the coding sequence ATGGAGAGCGGGGATTTGAAAATTTTCCAGGCGGTGGCGCAGGAGGGGAGCATCACGAAAGCGGCGGCAAGGCTCGGATATGTGCAGTCGAACGTGACCGCGCGGATTCAGCAATTGGAGACGGAATTGAATGCGCCGCTGTTTTATCGTTCCAACAAAGGGGTCATTCTCACGTCAGCCGGTCAAAATCTGCTGAAGTACGCGGACCAGATCCTCCATCTGCTGGAGGAAGCCCGTTTGTCCACCCAGGACGACGGGGAGGAAGTCGGGGGACAGCTGCGTATCGGTTCTCTGGAGACGACCGCCGCCGTCCATTTGCCGGGGATCATGCTGGATTACCACAAGCGGTATCCGGGAGTAAAGCTCTCGCTGGTCACTGGGCATACGTCGGAGCTGATCCAAGACATTCTCGACTACAAGCTGGATGGAGCATTTGTAAGCGGGCAGTGGGACCATCCCGATCTGGAGACGCTCTGTGCCTTCAAGGAAGAGCTTGTCCTGATTTCGGAGCCGACGGATGCGGATTTGCAAGAGGTGCTGAGAAAGCCCTTGCTTTTCTTTGGCAAGGGCTGCTTTCACCGGGACCGGCTGGAACAATGGCTGCGCGAAGAGAATGTCGGCCCGCTGAACATCATGGTATTCGGGACGCTGGAGGCGATCATGGGGGGCGTATCGGCAGGGCTGGGGGTCTCCTTGCTCACGCGGTCTGCCGTGCGCAGCTGGGAGCAAGCCGGGAAGGTGCAAAGCTATCGCATCCCCGAGCGGTACCGAAATTCCATCGTCAGCTTCGTCTTCCGCCGCGATTTGCTCAGGACGAGCGCCTTTCACCGGTTTTTGTGCCATGTGCAGAGAATCGCAGAGACTGTGGCAGGTGGAGAGTCTGCCTGA
- the mqnC gene encoding cyclic dehypoxanthinyl futalosine synthase, with amino-acid sequence MIDSILERALAGERLGLEDGLALFASDQIEKMGHYANLIMQKHHPDPIATFVISRNINYTNICDTYCRFCAFYRPPGSSEGYVLPRETIFQKIQETVDVGGTEILMQGGTNPDLPLEYYTDLLRAIKERFPNITMHSLSVAEVMKIAEISKMSVEDVLRELKAAGLDSLPGAGGEILDDRTRRKISRLKGSWKDWIDTQKAAHRAGLPGTATMVIGFGEEMEERVLSLLRIREAQDETHGFKAFIVWTFQPDNTNMKAVNNTPEEYLKTLAISRLMLDNVENFQSSWVTMGPEYGQLSLSYGANDFGQTMMEENVVSAAACTYKVNTNQILELIRGAGKIPAQRNTQYDILRVFKDGEMAEKDFVMQN; translated from the coding sequence ATGATCGACAGCATTTTGGAGCGGGCACTCGCAGGCGAACGCCTGGGCCTGGAGGATGGCTTGGCCTTGTTTGCAAGCGATCAGATTGAAAAGATGGGGCACTACGCCAACCTGATCATGCAGAAGCACCATCCGGACCCGATCGCGACCTTTGTCATCAGCCGAAATATCAACTACACCAACATTTGTGACACGTATTGCCGTTTTTGCGCTTTTTATCGTCCGCCTGGATCTTCCGAAGGATACGTTCTCCCCAGAGAAACCATTTTCCAAAAAATTCAGGAGACCGTCGACGTGGGCGGGACGGAAATCTTGATGCAGGGCGGCACCAATCCCGATTTGCCGCTCGAGTATTACACGGATCTGCTGCGTGCCATCAAAGAGCGCTTTCCGAACATCACCATGCACTCCCTGTCCGTGGCAGAGGTCATGAAAATTGCCGAGATTTCGAAGATGTCGGTAGAAGATGTACTGCGTGAACTGAAGGCAGCCGGACTGGACTCGCTGCCGGGAGCCGGAGGAGAAATTTTGGACGACCGCACCCGTCGCAAGATTTCCCGGTTGAAGGGCTCGTGGAAAGATTGGATCGATACCCAAAAAGCAGCCCACCGCGCCGGATTGCCAGGTACCGCGACGATGGTTATCGGTTTTGGCGAGGAAATGGAGGAGCGCGTTCTTTCCCTGCTGCGCATCCGCGAAGCACAGGATGAGACGCACGGCTTCAAGGCATTCATCGTCTGGACGTTCCAGCCTGACAACACCAACATGAAGGCGGTCAACAACACGCCTGAGGAGTATCTGAAGACGCTGGCGATCAGCCGTCTGATGCTCGACAACGTGGAAAACTTCCAATCCTCCTGGGTGACGATGGGCCCAGAATACGGCCAGCTGTCCCTGTCTTACGGGGCGAACGACTTCGGTCAGACGATGATGGAAGAAAACGTCGTATCGGCCGCTGCATGTACGTACAAGGTCAATACGAACCAAATCCTTGAGCTGATCCGCGGGGCCGGCAAAATCCCTGCGCAGCGCAACACCCAGTACGACATCCTGCGCGTCTTCAAGGACGGCGAGATGGCGGAGAAAGATTTCGTCATGCAGAACTAA
- a CDS encoding DMT family transporter translates to MNPRLLMMTVSTMLVAGLNFPIGKMALSFGSPFILLAIRFIGAGLLMLPFILKRPHPRSAVSWLKVATIGLFQSALVMTGIYISMKTITSGSSSILSSTNPIWFIVFSALVLRTRYHALQWVGVAIGFAGVAMSQGFQLDWQVGFWYALGAGMAWGLATLLTARWGKAYDSYVLAAYQMLFGGILLLIASPFFEQPFFVWDPSQLFREVFIIGWMILMSSIFQFITWYYVLRNADPAKANAFLFLIPMFGALSGWGLLGETLHWYTLAGMLCICLGIYLVNRPVKNALTAAKEGGFRTLESAK, encoded by the coding sequence ATGAATCCTCGACTTTTGATGATGACGGTATCGACGATGCTGGTGGCAGGCCTGAATTTTCCGATCGGCAAAATGGCTCTGTCGTTCGGCTCTCCCTTTATTTTGTTGGCAATTCGCTTCATCGGGGCCGGTCTCCTCATGCTTCCCTTCATCCTGAAACGCCCTCACCCGCGCAGCGCCGTTTCCTGGCTGAAGGTAGCGACGATCGGCCTGTTCCAATCCGCCTTGGTGATGACGGGCATCTACATCAGCATGAAGACAATCACATCCGGGAGCTCCTCGATCCTTTCCTCGACGAATCCGATCTGGTTTATCGTCTTCAGCGCCCTTGTGCTCCGAACCCGTTATCACGCCTTGCAATGGGTCGGTGTCGCCATCGGTTTTGCAGGCGTAGCGATGTCCCAAGGGTTTCAGCTTGATTGGCAAGTGGGATTCTGGTACGCCCTCGGAGCAGGTATGGCCTGGGGCTTGGCTACTCTTTTGACAGCACGCTGGGGCAAAGCGTACGATTCGTACGTCCTCGCCGCTTATCAGATGCTCTTCGGCGGGATCCTTCTCCTGATCGCCAGCCCGTTTTTTGAACAGCCGTTCTTCGTCTGGGATCCCTCCCAGCTCTTCCGGGAAGTGTTCATCATCGGCTGGATGATTCTCATGAGCTCGATCTTCCAGTTCATCACCTGGTATTACGTGCTGCGAAACGCCGATCCGGCGAAAGCCAACGCCTTTCTGTTCCTCATTCCGATGTTCGGCGCCTTGTCAGGCTGGGGCTTGCTCGGCGAGACCTTGCACTGGTACACACTGGCAGGCATGCTGTGCATCTGTCTGGGAATATATCTGGTGAACCGGCCGGTAAAAAACGCCTTGACGGCCGCCAAAGAGGGAGGTTTCCGTACTCTGGAATCGGCGAAGTAA
- the thrS gene encoding threonine--tRNA ligase, with translation MAQINVTFPDGAVRQYEAGITIEDIAGSISASLKKKAVAGKKDGKVVDLYTPLHEDAAIEIVTLDSQDGVEVYRHSTAHLLAQAVKRLYGKEVKFGIGPVIEDGFYYDMDIPVSLTPEDLGKIEAEMEKIVKEDLPIRRKVVSREEATKIFQEIDDHLKLELIRDLPEDATITLYEQGEFFDLCRGPHLPSTGYIKAFKLMNVAGAYWRGKSDNQVLQRVYGTAWPKKAELEEYLHFLEEAKKRDHRKLGKELGLFMFSEEAPGMPFYLPKGFTVRNELEQFSRRLQQLAQYTEVRTPFLMNERLWHQSGHWDHYHENMYFSEVDNATYALKPMNCPGHMLIYKNEMHSYRDLPIRYSEFGQVHRHEYSGALNGMLRVRTFCQDDAHVFVRPDQIESEIKGMIQLIDTIYKVFGFEYSVALSTRPEDSMGSDELWEIAESSLKKVLEESGMPYDIKEGDGAFYGPKIDFQITDALKRRHQCGTIQLDFQMPEKFDLTYVGQDNEKHRPVVLHRAMYGSMERFIGILIEHYAGAFPVWLTPIQARIMNISEVHVPYAEEVKAKLQQAGIRVELDARNEKIGYKIREAQVDKIPYMLVIGEKEMADGTLSVRRRGVGDEGAMSVDAFIEKIRAEINEMK, from the coding sequence GTGGCACAAATCAATGTGACTTTCCCGGATGGAGCAGTACGGCAGTACGAGGCCGGGATTACTATCGAAGACATTGCCGGTTCCATTAGCGCCAGCTTGAAGAAGAAAGCCGTTGCCGGCAAGAAAGACGGCAAGGTAGTGGATCTGTACACCCCTCTGCACGAGGATGCGGCGATCGAGATCGTGACCCTGGATTCCCAGGACGGTGTGGAAGTGTATCGCCACAGCACCGCGCACTTGCTCGCTCAAGCGGTGAAACGCCTCTACGGCAAGGAAGTCAAATTCGGGATCGGTCCTGTGATCGAAGACGGCTTCTACTACGACATGGATATCCCGGTGTCCCTGACTCCGGAAGACCTCGGCAAAATCGAGGCGGAAATGGAAAAAATCGTGAAGGAAGACTTGCCGATTCGCCGCAAAGTGGTCAGCCGCGAGGAAGCGACGAAAATTTTCCAAGAAATCGATGATCATCTGAAGCTGGAGCTGATCCGCGACCTTCCGGAGGACGCAACCATCACGCTGTACGAGCAAGGCGAATTTTTCGACCTTTGCCGCGGACCGCATCTGCCGTCGACTGGCTACATCAAAGCGTTCAAGCTGATGAACGTAGCGGGCGCCTACTGGCGCGGCAAATCGGATAACCAGGTGCTGCAGCGCGTCTACGGCACAGCCTGGCCGAAAAAAGCCGAGCTGGAAGAATACTTGCACTTCCTCGAAGAAGCGAAAAAACGCGACCACCGCAAGCTGGGCAAAGAGCTGGGGCTGTTCATGTTCTCTGAAGAAGCTCCGGGAATGCCGTTCTATTTGCCAAAAGGCTTTACGGTCCGCAACGAGCTGGAGCAATTCTCCCGCCGCCTGCAGCAGCTGGCGCAATACACCGAGGTGCGTACGCCGTTCCTCATGAACGAACGCCTCTGGCATCAATCCGGCCACTGGGATCACTACCATGAGAACATGTACTTCTCCGAGGTGGACAATGCGACTTACGCATTGAAGCCGATGAACTGTCCGGGCCACATGCTTATTTACAAAAACGAGATGCATTCCTACCGCGACCTGCCGATCCGCTACTCCGAATTCGGGCAGGTGCACCGTCACGAATATTCCGGTGCGCTGAACGGGATGCTGCGTGTGCGCACCTTCTGCCAGGACGATGCCCACGTCTTCGTCCGTCCTGACCAGATCGAGAGCGAAATCAAGGGCATGATTCAACTGATCGATACGATCTATAAAGTGTTCGGCTTCGAGTACAGCGTGGCTCTGTCCACTCGTCCGGAAGATTCGATGGGCTCCGATGAGCTGTGGGAAATCGCGGAGAGCTCCCTGAAAAAAGTGCTGGAGGAATCCGGCATGCCTTACGATATCAAGGAAGGGGACGGCGCATTCTACGGTCCGAAGATCGACTTCCAGATCACAGACGCGCTGAAGCGCCGCCACCAATGCGGTACCATCCAGCTGGACTTCCAAATGCCGGAGAAATTCGACCTGACCTACGTGGGCCAGGACAACGAGAAGCATCGCCCTGTCGTACTGCACCGTGCCATGTACGGTTCCATGGAGCGATTCATCGGCATCCTGATCGAGCACTATGCTGGGGCTTTCCCGGTGTGGCTGACTCCGATCCAGGCTCGCATCATGAATATCAGCGAGGTACACGTTCCGTACGCGGAAGAAGTCAAGGCGAAGCTGCAGCAAGCAGGCATCCGCGTCGAGCTGGATGCGCGCAACGAGAAAATCGGCTATAAAATCCGCGAAGCACAAGTGGATAAAATCCCATACATGCTGGTCATCGGGGAGAAAGAAATGGCTGATGGCACCCTGTCTGTGCGCAGACGCGGTGTAGGCGACGAAGGTGCGATGAGCGTAGATGCGTTCATCGAAAAAATTCGCGCGGAAATCAACGAAATGAAATAA
- the gerQ gene encoding spore coat protein GerQ, with product MSQQMPYPSYPQYGYDMYPSTQYPFGMQQQQQQQQPQMVPMQPSGSAIPGVPFAPGQFVEESYIENILRLNRGKVITVYQTFENNSQWNAKIFRGVLETAGRDHIILSDPQTGKRYLLLMVHTDYITSDEELNYIPPALPPGIR from the coding sequence ATGAGTCAACAAATGCCATACCCTTCGTACCCGCAATACGGATATGACATGTACCCGTCGACCCAGTATCCGTTCGGGATGCAGCAACAGCAGCAACAGCAGCAGCCCCAGATGGTGCCCATGCAGCCCAGCGGTTCGGCTATTCCCGGCGTCCCTTTTGCCCCGGGTCAATTCGTCGAGGAGTCTTACATCGAAAACATTTTGCGCTTGAACCGCGGCAAAGTCATCACCGTGTATCAAACGTTTGAGAACAACAGCCAATGGAACGCCAAAATTTTCCGAGGCGTGCTGGAGACTGCGGGACGCGACCACATCATCCTCAGCGATCCGCAAACAGGCAAACGCTATTTGCTGCTCATGGTACACACGGACTACATCACATCCGATGAAGAGCTGAACTACATCCCGCCTGCTCTTCCGCCAGGCATTCGGTAA
- a CDS encoding spore coat protein, which produces MHTHPYGAHEVIELHEVLNGAIDAINTAYLYAPFIRDPELMQVAHHQLQFMQGEYNSLVYTVQGLGAGEQLAYRPVRTFPTAGIAQAFSPQAGVPQPNPGGMDDRDVASVLLSLHKNGAKLKMAAALEAGHPQIRDLLLQGAVNCAHQAYEVWGYMQRKGYYMWAAMPEAANAQLLRGYQPLRSPGEAAQQPAKAVPAESAAEKNPVSAQLMREAAGPGRVEPMEQPLTPVNAAPAFSPSSYRQEYEGTEGTSLAAEAVQTQGVEMDGAIYQQTEGKQTRSRKKNPISDSPLG; this is translated from the coding sequence ATGCATACCCATCCGTACGGAGCGCACGAAGTGATCGAACTGCATGAAGTGCTGAACGGAGCGATAGACGCCATCAATACCGCTTATTTGTACGCTCCGTTCATTCGCGACCCCGAGCTCATGCAGGTGGCACACCACCAGTTGCAGTTCATGCAGGGAGAGTACAATAGTCTGGTCTACACGGTACAAGGCCTGGGAGCAGGGGAGCAGCTCGCCTATCGCCCTGTCCGCACGTTCCCGACGGCAGGCATCGCGCAGGCGTTTTCCCCGCAAGCGGGCGTGCCCCAGCCAAATCCCGGAGGTATGGATGACCGGGATGTTGCTTCCGTGTTGCTTTCCCTGCACAAAAACGGTGCCAAATTGAAAATGGCGGCGGCGCTGGAGGCCGGCCACCCGCAAATCCGCGACCTGCTCTTGCAAGGGGCGGTCAACTGCGCCCACCAGGCGTACGAAGTGTGGGGATACATGCAGCGCAAAGGGTACTACATGTGGGCTGCGATGCCGGAAGCTGCGAACGCGCAGCTCCTGCGAGGCTATCAACCGTTGCGGTCACCGGGGGAAGCCGCTCAGCAGCCGGCGAAAGCCGTCCCGGCGGAGTCGGCCGCGGAGAAAAACCCCGTTTCCGCCCAACTCATGCGGGAAGCCGCTGGACCGGGGAGAGTGGAGCCCATGGAACAGCCCCTTACTCCCGTCAATGCCGCTCCCGCTTTTTCTCCTTCCTCCTACCGGCAAGAGTACGAAGGAACAGAGGGTACTTCGTTGGCTGCAGAGGCCGTTCAGACCCAAGGAGTAGAGATGGACGGAGCCATCTACCAGCAAACGGAAGGAAAACAGACCCGGAGTCGCAAAAAAAATCCGATTTCCGATTCTCCCCTTGGTTAA
- a CDS encoding M28 family peptidase has protein sequence MTDDKARSTSKGGHAPLLLRMSILSALALTAVLPSQALAAPGQMAGFSPEKEKWQRSYEKAFAGMVSKESVAKFSKDLSVRPGVVGTPGNAANVDYAVRELKKAGLKPEVKTYDVYMSVPKKIAVTQTYPQKRELQVMENLPKGTRYASDVIPGYNAYSASGTVEAEIVYANYGRPEDFAELEKRGISVEGKIVITRYGANFRGVKPEQAEKRGAIGMLIYSDPADDGYSKGIVYPDGPWRPADAIQRGSILYIFRYPGDPLTPGEPSTEGTKRLDPAEAASLPGIPTTPLSYGEARPLLEAMEGEEAPASWQGGLPFTYKIGPGKTKVRIDLNIEYKNQPVNDVIVRIPGAKHPEQTVVIGAHRDAWAYGTSDNTSGWTTTLEIARVLGEMVKKGWQPDRTIVLAGWDGEEYGLLGSVEWAEEHRKELTENAVAYINMDGTGGQFFGAGGVPSLKQLIYDVTKEVKEPRSGSSIYDDWFVRSGRKEPSVEQLGSGSDYTPFIQHLGIPSMDLGFGVSGGLYHSAYDNQDLMDRFIDPGYEHQAAGSQLVGIAALRLANAEVIPLQYSAYAADVVSLLEEFASKGTLGVDLALVIAQAREWQAASTELESLAQRMIADGVTAEEQSRLEQVNQALMKQERDLIVSEGLPSRPWYKHQIWAPGLTTGYAAQPLPALAEAVQAGDAAAVKQAADRLAAVLKKATETARAAQ, from the coding sequence TTGACCGATGACAAAGCTCGATCAACATCCAAAGGGGGACATGCCCCATTGCTGCTGCGAATGTCCATCCTGTCAGCGCTCGCCCTGACAGCCGTACTGCCTTCGCAGGCACTGGCGGCCCCTGGCCAAATGGCAGGTTTTTCACCCGAAAAAGAGAAGTGGCAGCGCTCCTATGAAAAGGCGTTTGCGGGGATGGTGAGCAAGGAGTCCGTCGCCAAGTTCTCCAAAGACTTGAGCGTACGCCCTGGGGTCGTGGGTACCCCCGGAAATGCCGCCAACGTCGATTATGCGGTGCGGGAGCTGAAAAAAGCGGGACTCAAGCCGGAAGTGAAGACGTATGACGTGTACATGTCCGTACCGAAGAAAATTGCGGTCACCCAGACCTACCCACAGAAGCGGGAGCTCCAAGTCATGGAAAACCTGCCGAAAGGGACGCGCTATGCATCGGATGTCATTCCTGGCTACAACGCCTATTCGGCGTCCGGAACAGTCGAAGCGGAGATCGTCTATGCCAACTACGGAAGGCCGGAGGATTTTGCGGAGCTGGAGAAGCGGGGCATCTCCGTCGAAGGAAAAATCGTCATCACTCGCTACGGCGCCAATTTCCGTGGAGTGAAGCCGGAGCAAGCGGAAAAGCGCGGAGCGATCGGCATGCTCATCTACAGCGATCCGGCCGACGACGGATACAGCAAAGGAATTGTCTATCCCGACGGGCCGTGGCGACCGGCTGATGCGATTCAGCGCGGGAGCATTTTGTACATATTCCGTTATCCTGGCGATCCGCTGACTCCGGGCGAGCCATCGACCGAGGGGACCAAACGTCTCGATCCCGCGGAAGCGGCGTCGCTGCCGGGAATTCCGACGACACCTCTGTCTTACGGCGAGGCACGCCCCCTGCTTGAGGCGATGGAAGGGGAAGAGGCTCCCGCTTCCTGGCAAGGCGGCTTGCCGTTCACCTACAAAATTGGCCCTGGAAAGACCAAAGTGCGGATCGATTTGAATATCGAGTACAAGAATCAGCCTGTCAACGACGTGATCGTGCGCATACCGGGAGCCAAGCATCCCGAGCAAACCGTGGTGATCGGCGCCCATCGCGATGCGTGGGCATACGGGACCAGCGACAATACGTCGGGCTGGACGACGACGCTGGAGATCGCTCGCGTGCTGGGGGAAATGGTGAAGAAGGGCTGGCAGCCGGATCGGACCATCGTGCTGGCGGGTTGGGATGGTGAGGAGTACGGGCTGCTGGGCTCCGTGGAATGGGCGGAAGAACATCGAAAAGAACTGACGGAAAATGCAGTCGCGTATATCAACATGGATGGAACGGGCGGCCAGTTCTTCGGTGCAGGCGGGGTACCGTCACTGAAGCAATTGATTTACGACGTCACCAAGGAAGTGAAGGAACCGAGAAGCGGATCTTCCATTTACGATGACTGGTTCGTGCGTTCCGGCCGCAAAGAGCCTTCCGTCGAGCAGCTCGGCAGCGGCTCGGACTACACCCCGTTTATTCAACACCTGGGCATTCCTTCCATGGATTTGGGATTCGGCGTGTCGGGCGGACTTTATCACAGCGCCTACGACAATCAGGATCTGATGGACCGCTTCATCGATCCCGGCTACGAGCACCAGGCAGCGGGCTCCCAGCTCGTGGGCATCGCGGCTTTGCGTCTGGCGAACGCCGAGGTCATCCCGCTCCAATACTCCGCATACGCTGCGGACGTCGTGAGCTTGCTGGAAGAGTTCGCCTCGAAGGGGACGCTAGGCGTAGATTTGGCTTTGGTGATCGCACAAGCGCGCGAATGGCAAGCCGCATCCACTGAGCTGGAATCGCTGGCCCAGCGAATGATTGCGGATGGCGTGACAGCGGAGGAGCAAAGCCGATTGGAGCAGGTCAATCAAGCCCTGATGAAGCAGGAGCGCGATCTGATCGTATCGGAAGGGCTGCCCAGCCGACCTTGGTACAAGCACCAGATCTGGGCGCCGGGACTGACGACCGGCTATGCGGCACAGCCGCTGCCAGCCCTGGCGGAAGCGGTACAGGCAGGGGATGCTGCAGCGGTCAAACAGGCAGCCGACCGTCTAGCTGCCGTCTTGAAAAAAGCGACGGAGACGGCCCGGGCGGCTCAATAG
- a CDS encoding VTT domain-containing protein, protein MLEQITQLFMHYGIWGLFGMAFLDSFISPIPPFFMQIAMSLLDPASALRYATVAFTASILGAPIGYMLGKWLGKPLLRKLLPDKWTTLATEQFAKNGDAAVLIGAFTPIPFKVFTVLSGVFNYSLTKLMFFAIIGRGLKFFLIGTLFHFYGKHAKILLDEYLEVTILGIGALVAIAWVIWKKRRKRYS, encoded by the coding sequence ATGCTGGAACAAATCACGCAACTTTTTATGCATTACGGAATATGGGGACTCTTCGGCATGGCATTCCTGGACTCGTTTATCAGTCCAATCCCGCCTTTTTTTATGCAGATTGCAATGAGCCTGCTCGATCCCGCCTCCGCCCTGCGGTATGCGACTGTCGCTTTTACGGCTTCCATCCTCGGCGCACCGATCGGCTACATGCTGGGAAAATGGCTGGGAAAACCACTGTTGCGCAAGCTGCTTCCCGACAAATGGACGACTCTGGCAACGGAGCAGTTTGCCAAAAACGGGGATGCCGCTGTCTTGATCGGCGCCTTTACGCCCATCCCCTTCAAGGTATTTACCGTGCTGAGCGGCGTTTTCAACTACTCGCTGACCAAGCTGATGTTCTTCGCCATCATTGGGCGGGGATTGAAATTTTTTCTGATCGGCACGCTGTTTCACTTTTACGGAAAACATGCCAAAATTCTTCTCGACGAATATTTGGAAGTCACCATTTTAGGAATTGGCGCACTGGTCGCCATTGCCTGGGTCATCTGGAAGAAACGCAGGAAGCGGTATTCGTGA
- a CDS encoding putative sporulation protein YtxC, producing MQTFRVLLENVPAHCGTYRAILQEMTERVNTAPVRITYKEQEQDEYRLFHFQSWCEEEYDAQTIDWARAFVALTLAEWIMQVKEPEIVEEMAADLLEAEQLEEEWADILPYVTRSCQEHEPDGRELFAATTRKANVYRKAFTFLEQERTINVLGFVRFRLQDHWNELFELVESGIDDYLEDKQYQEFVELLRYFIAVQETKQEVVHVVPSVDKPFHLYDKKGERLWLDQLDVVLSMDEQKCRDEDYLISALVTLAPETIVLHLASDRPGLIQTIRSIFESRLSTCQSCPLCLTSRRLLDVHNPTKL from the coding sequence ATGCAGACGTTCCGCGTATTGCTGGAGAATGTCCCTGCGCATTGTGGCACGTATCGCGCCATCTTGCAAGAGATGACGGAACGGGTCAACACTGCACCGGTGCGCATTACATACAAGGAGCAGGAACAGGACGAATACCGCCTGTTCCACTTTCAGAGCTGGTGCGAAGAGGAATACGATGCGCAGACCATTGATTGGGCCAGAGCCTTTGTCGCATTGACCTTGGCCGAATGGATCATGCAGGTCAAGGAACCGGAGATCGTAGAGGAGATGGCGGCTGATTTGCTTGAGGCCGAGCAGCTGGAAGAAGAATGGGCCGACATCCTCCCGTATGTGACGAGAAGCTGCCAGGAGCATGAACCCGATGGCAGGGAGCTGTTTGCGGCGACGACCCGCAAGGCAAACGTATACCGCAAAGCTTTCACGTTTTTGGAGCAGGAGCGGACGATCAACGTTCTCGGATTTGTCCGTTTTCGTTTGCAGGATCACTGGAATGAGCTGTTCGAGCTCGTCGAGTCGGGAATTGACGATTATCTGGAAGACAAGCAATACCAGGAATTTGTCGAGCTGCTGCGATACTTCATCGCGGTTCAGGAAACCAAGCAGGAAGTAGTGCACGTCGTTCCTAGTGTGGACAAACCTTTCCATCTCTATGACAAAAAAGGGGAGCGGCTTTGGCTCGACCAGCTGGATGTCGTACTCAGCATGGACGAACAAAAATGCCGGGACGAGGATTATTTGATCAGCGCGCTGGTGACGCTCGCACCGGAGACGATCGTGCTGCATCTTGCGTCAGACAGGCCTGGGCTGATTCAGACGATCCGCAGCATTTTCGAAAGCAGGCTGAGCACCTGCCAGTCTTGTCCTCTCTGTTTGACAAGCAGACGTCTACTTGACGTGCACAATCCCACTAAACTATAA